A window of the Harmonia axyridis chromosome 5, icHarAxyr1.1, whole genome shotgun sequence genome harbors these coding sequences:
- the LOC123680767 gene encoding regulator of G-protein signaling 7 isoform X7: MEPDQRVQRCNRPCAFDKMEALVRLMQDPKNGGVPVRKQKILLTSVHDAFMGYDMIEWLMDRLAIEESGELEALNLANQLCQYGYFFPINDSKNLVVKDDSTLYRFQSPYYWPAQKGTPDRMDYAVYLVKRTLRNKQRHGLEDYEQEQLNNLKYNLANKWEFITMQAEEQVSKASSSKSKEKKNSWQMRVFQVKLAKSLKKTEKGIADSQERAFWRVLRPPPGMTSSLEPCPVPMRNWDRQSRKRTVENLKREVDFLKKSLTRTRIKMSQALESMVQYVDTYSEYDAMISPAQPSNPWVTEDSTFWMLNSPLVEVATEKRVKRWGLSMEELVSDPTGIQEFTIYLSKEFSHENIRFWMAVNDLRRSAQSQVPEKVRQIFDEFLKPGAQCEINIDGKTMEKIHQEMQNPSRFTFDAAQDHIYTLLLKKDCYPRFIRSDYYKNLLANGKQPSQKKRFFGFGPTKKKSSTTASQNQNLLQQQTSQGAACCSTALTKRRGSDRSLSGSAHELAVSGIKDSKVPHSHSQSNLSDIPYRGDLANLPKGVSAAPKVPSPVKKPAAGTSTSEEVCPWETESPRSRKNSAQSESSSSEMSAAVAEISEKVHRTNILTQQHTVDGGKRLVVNVAPDLPRRASVSVPIAYSSDPSTKRKVSSFEDGAGASFVVPTGDPDNKVEHHTPTPASCKTLKKSHSVAKTCAAPIISVSSAADDQAEGQEVEKLLEETPVVFQQVEPLAPLAEPDSESPASELPPSEVAEEVAVAAAVGDDAEARSNDVCPWEDEEACKVDTPFVKTYATLGYL, encoded by the exons ATGGAAGCGCTGGTGCGCCTCATGCAGGACCCGAAGAATGGGGGCGTCCCGGTCAGAAAACAGAAGATCCTCCTCACTTCAGTCCACGACGCCTTCATGG GGTATGACATGATAGAATGGCTTATGGATAGACTCGCTATTGAAGAATCCGGTGAGTTAG aggcGCTCAATTTAGCAAACCAGCTATGTCAGTACGGTTACTTCTTCCCAATAAACGATTCCAAAAACTTGGTAGTCAAGGATGACAGCACTCTATATAGATTCCAG TCTCCGTACTACTGGCCGGCGCAGAAGGGAACGCCAGACCGCATGGACTACGCAGTGTACCTGGTGAAGAGAACGTTGCGCAACAAACAGAGACACGGTCTGGAGGACTACGAACAGGAGCAGCTCAACAATCTCAAGTACAACCTGGCGAACAAGTGGGAATTCATAACGATGCAAGCCGAAGAACAAGTAAGCAAAGCGTCCAGTTCGAAATCGAAAGAGAAGAAGAATTCGTGGCAAATGAGAGTGTTTCAGGTGAAACTGGCCAAGAGTCTGAAGAAGACAGAAAAGGGAATTGCGGACTCTCAGGAGAGGGCCTTTTGGAGGGTGCTGAGGCCACCGCCAGGGATGACGTCGTCCCTGGAACCTTGCCCGGTGCCTATGAGGAACTGGGACAGGCAGAGCAGGAAGAGGACTGTGGAGAACCTGAAGAGAGAG GTTGACTTTCTGAAGAAGAGTCTAACAAGAACAAGGATCAAGATGTCGCAGGCTTTGGAAAGCATGGTGCAGTACGTAGATACTTATTCAGAATACGATGCGATGATAAGCCCAGCCCAACCTTCGAACCCTTGGGTTACAGAAGATTCTACTTTTTGGATGTTGAACAGCCCCCT CGTCGAGGTGGCGACGGAGAAGAGAGTGAAACGCTGGGGACTCTCGATGGAGGAACTCGTCTCCGACCCTACCGGTATCCAAGAGTTCACCATCTACCTGAGCAAGGAGTTCAGCCACGAGAACATCCGCTTCTGGATGGCGGTAAACGATCTGAGGAGATCGGCGCAGTCGCAGGTTCCCGAGAAGGTTCGGCAGATATTCGA TGAATTCCTCAAGCCAGGAGCGCAGTGCGAGATAAACATCGATGGCAAGACCATGGAGAAGATCCATCAGGAGATGCAGAACCCCAGCAGGTTCACCTTCGACGCCGCTCAAGATCACATCTACACGTTGCTGCTCAAGAAAGATTGCTATCCCCGGTTCATCAGGTCCGATTACTACAAGAACCTGCTAGCCAACGGCAAACAGCCTTCCCAAAAGAAACG CTTCTTTGGCTTCGGCCCCACCAAGAAGAAGTCCTCCACGACGGCCTCTCAGAACCAGAACCTGCTGCAGCAGCAGACTTCACAAGGAGCCGCTTGTTGCAGCACCGCGCTCACCAAGAGGAGAGGTAGCGACCGCAGCTTGTCCGGTTCGGCCCACGAGCTCGCAGTTTCCGGTATCAAAGACTCCAAAGTACCGCACTCGCACTCGCAGAGCAACCTGAGCGACATCCCCTATAG GGGTGATCTGGCAAACCTACCGAAGGGCGTATCAGCTGCTCCGAAGGTTCCTAGTCC GGTGAAGAAACCAGCTGCCGGCACGTCAACGTCCGAAGAGGTCTGCCCCTGGGAGACCGAGTCCCCCAGGTCCAGAAAGAACTCGGCACAGTCGGAGAGCTCCTCTTCGGAGATGAGCGCCGCGGTGGCCGAGATCTCGGAGAAGGTCCACAGGACCAACATCCTGACCCAACAGCACACCGTGGACGGCGGCAAGAGACTGGTGGTCAACGTCGCGCCGGATCTGCCAAGGAGGGCATCGGTCTCGGTGCCGATAGCCTACAGCTCGGACCCGTCCACCAAGAGGAAGGTGTCCTCTTTCGAAGACGGCGCCGGTGCGTCTTTCGTGGTTCCGACCGGCGACCCGGACAATAAGGTGGAGCATCACACGCCGACGCCGGCGTCATGCAAAACTCTGAAAAAAAGCCACAGCGTCGCGAAGACTTGTGCTGCGCCGATCATAAGTGTCAGTTCGGCGGCCGACGACCAGGCGGAGGGGCAAGAGGTGGAGAAGCTGCTGGAGGAGACGCCCGTCGTCTTCCAGCAGGTGGAGCCTCTGGCGCCGCTCGCGGAGCCGGACAGCGAATCGCCGGCCAGCGAACTGCCTCCGTCGGAGGTGGCAGAAGAGGTAGCAGTTGCGGCAGCCGTTGGAGACGACGCCGAGGCAAGAAGCAACGACGTGTGTCCGTGGGAAGACGA
- the LOC123680767 gene encoding regulator of G-protein signaling 7 isoform X10, which yields MEPDQRVQRCNRPCAFDKMEALVRLMQDPKNGGVPVRKQKILLTSVHDAFMGKAPVTAYEFKGYDMIEWLMDRLAIEESGELEALNLANQLCQYGYFFPINDSKNLVVKDDSTLYRFQSPYYWPAQKGTPDRMDYAVYLVKRTLRNKQRHGLEDYEQEQLNNLKYNLANKWEFITMQAEEQVSKASSSKSKEKKNSWQMRVFQVKLAKSLKKTEKGIADSQERAFWRVLRPPPGMTSSLEPCPVPMRNWDRQSRKRTVENLKREVDFLKKSLTRTRIKMSQALESMVQYVDTYSEYDAMISPAQPSNPWVTEDSTFWMLNSPLVEVATEKRVKRWGLSMEELVSDPTGIQEFTIYLSKEFSHENIRFWMAVNDLRRSAQSQVPEKVRQIFDEFLKPGAQCEINIDGKTMEKIHQEMQNPSRFTFDAAQDHIYTLLLKKDCYPRFIRSDYYKNLLANGKQPSQKKRFFGFGPTKKKSSTTASQNQNLLQQQTSQGAACCSTALTKRRGSDRSLSGSAHELAVSGIKDSKVPHSHSQSNLSDIPYRVKKPAAGTSTSEEVCPWETESPRSRKNSAQSESSSSEMSAAVAEISEKVHRTNILTQQHTVDGGKRLVVNVAPDLPRRASVSVPIAYSSDPSTKRKVSSFEDGAGASFVVPTGDPDNKVEHHTPTPASCKTLKKSHSVAKTCAAPIISVSSAADDQAEGQEVEKLLEETPVVFQQVEPLAPLAEPDSESPASELPPSEVAEEVAVAAAVGDDAEARSNDVCPWEDEEACKVDTPFVKTYATLGYL from the exons ATGGAAGCGCTGGTGCGCCTCATGCAGGACCCGAAGAATGGGGGCGTCCCGGTCAGAAAACAGAAGATCCTCCTCACTTCAGTCCACGACGCCTTCATGGGTAAGGCCCCTGTCACAG CCTATGAATTCAAAG GGTATGACATGATAGAATGGCTTATGGATAGACTCGCTATTGAAGAATCCGGTGAGTTAG aggcGCTCAATTTAGCAAACCAGCTATGTCAGTACGGTTACTTCTTCCCAATAAACGATTCCAAAAACTTGGTAGTCAAGGATGACAGCACTCTATATAGATTCCAG TCTCCGTACTACTGGCCGGCGCAGAAGGGAACGCCAGACCGCATGGACTACGCAGTGTACCTGGTGAAGAGAACGTTGCGCAACAAACAGAGACACGGTCTGGAGGACTACGAACAGGAGCAGCTCAACAATCTCAAGTACAACCTGGCGAACAAGTGGGAATTCATAACGATGCAAGCCGAAGAACAAGTAAGCAAAGCGTCCAGTTCGAAATCGAAAGAGAAGAAGAATTCGTGGCAAATGAGAGTGTTTCAGGTGAAACTGGCCAAGAGTCTGAAGAAGACAGAAAAGGGAATTGCGGACTCTCAGGAGAGGGCCTTTTGGAGGGTGCTGAGGCCACCGCCAGGGATGACGTCGTCCCTGGAACCTTGCCCGGTGCCTATGAGGAACTGGGACAGGCAGAGCAGGAAGAGGACTGTGGAGAACCTGAAGAGAGAG GTTGACTTTCTGAAGAAGAGTCTAACAAGAACAAGGATCAAGATGTCGCAGGCTTTGGAAAGCATGGTGCAGTACGTAGATACTTATTCAGAATACGATGCGATGATAAGCCCAGCCCAACCTTCGAACCCTTGGGTTACAGAAGATTCTACTTTTTGGATGTTGAACAGCCCCCT CGTCGAGGTGGCGACGGAGAAGAGAGTGAAACGCTGGGGACTCTCGATGGAGGAACTCGTCTCCGACCCTACCGGTATCCAAGAGTTCACCATCTACCTGAGCAAGGAGTTCAGCCACGAGAACATCCGCTTCTGGATGGCGGTAAACGATCTGAGGAGATCGGCGCAGTCGCAGGTTCCCGAGAAGGTTCGGCAGATATTCGA TGAATTCCTCAAGCCAGGAGCGCAGTGCGAGATAAACATCGATGGCAAGACCATGGAGAAGATCCATCAGGAGATGCAGAACCCCAGCAGGTTCACCTTCGACGCCGCTCAAGATCACATCTACACGTTGCTGCTCAAGAAAGATTGCTATCCCCGGTTCATCAGGTCCGATTACTACAAGAACCTGCTAGCCAACGGCAAACAGCCTTCCCAAAAGAAACG CTTCTTTGGCTTCGGCCCCACCAAGAAGAAGTCCTCCACGACGGCCTCTCAGAACCAGAACCTGCTGCAGCAGCAGACTTCACAAGGAGCCGCTTGTTGCAGCACCGCGCTCACCAAGAGGAGAGGTAGCGACCGCAGCTTGTCCGGTTCGGCCCACGAGCTCGCAGTTTCCGGTATCAAAGACTCCAAAGTACCGCACTCGCACTCGCAGAGCAACCTGAGCGACATCCCCTATAG GGTGAAGAAACCAGCTGCCGGCACGTCAACGTCCGAAGAGGTCTGCCCCTGGGAGACCGAGTCCCCCAGGTCCAGAAAGAACTCGGCACAGTCGGAGAGCTCCTCTTCGGAGATGAGCGCCGCGGTGGCCGAGATCTCGGAGAAGGTCCACAGGACCAACATCCTGACCCAACAGCACACCGTGGACGGCGGCAAGAGACTGGTGGTCAACGTCGCGCCGGATCTGCCAAGGAGGGCATCGGTCTCGGTGCCGATAGCCTACAGCTCGGACCCGTCCACCAAGAGGAAGGTGTCCTCTTTCGAAGACGGCGCCGGTGCGTCTTTCGTGGTTCCGACCGGCGACCCGGACAATAAGGTGGAGCATCACACGCCGACGCCGGCGTCATGCAAAACTCTGAAAAAAAGCCACAGCGTCGCGAAGACTTGTGCTGCGCCGATCATAAGTGTCAGTTCGGCGGCCGACGACCAGGCGGAGGGGCAAGAGGTGGAGAAGCTGCTGGAGGAGACGCCCGTCGTCTTCCAGCAGGTGGAGCCTCTGGCGCCGCTCGCGGAGCCGGACAGCGAATCGCCGGCCAGCGAACTGCCTCCGTCGGAGGTGGCAGAAGAGGTAGCAGTTGCGGCAGCCGTTGGAGACGACGCCGAGGCAAGAAGCAACGACGTGTGTCCGTGGGAAGACGA
- the LOC123680767 gene encoding regulator of G-protein signaling 7 isoform X15, whose product MEPDQRVQRCNRPCAFDKMEALVRLMQDPKNGGVPVRKQKILLTSVHDAFMGYDMIEWLMDRLAIEESEALNLANQLCQYGYFFPINDSKNLVVKDDSTLYRFQSPYYWPAQKGTPDRMDYAVYLVKRTLRNKQRHGLEDYEQEQLNNLKYNLANKWEFITMQAEEQVKLAKSLKKTEKGIADSQERAFWRVLRPPPGMTSSLEPCPVPMRNWDRQSRKRTVENLKREVDFLKKSLTRTRIKMSQALESMVQYVDTYSEYDAMISPAQPSNPWVTEDSTFWMLNSPLFFKFCSTCSVEVATEKRVKRWGLSMEELVSDPTGIQEFTIYLSKEFSHENIRFWMAVNDLRRSAQSQVPEKVRQIFDEFLKPGAQCEINIDGKTMEKIHQEMQNPSRFTFDAAQDHIYTLLLKKDCYPRFIRSDYYKNLLANGKQPSQKKRFFGFGPTKKKSSTTASQNQNLLQQQTSQGAACCSTALTKRRGSDRSLSGSAHELAVSGIKDSKVPHSHSQSNLSDIPYRVKKPAAGTSTSEEVCPWETESPRSRKNSAQSESSSSEMSAAVAEISEKVHRTNILTQQHTVDGGKRLVVNVAPDLPRRASVSVPIAYSSDPSTKRKVSSFEDGAGASFVVPTGDPDNKVEHHTPTPASCKTLKKSHSVAKTCAAPIISVSSAADDQAEGQEVEKLLEETPVVFQQVEPLAPLAEPDSESPASELPPSEVAEEVAVAAAVGDDAEARSNDVCPWEDEEACKVDTPFVKTYATLGYL is encoded by the exons ATGGAAGCGCTGGTGCGCCTCATGCAGGACCCGAAGAATGGGGGCGTCCCGGTCAGAAAACAGAAGATCCTCCTCACTTCAGTCCACGACGCCTTCATGG GGTATGACATGATAGAATGGCTTATGGATAGACTCGCTATTGAAGAATCCG aggcGCTCAATTTAGCAAACCAGCTATGTCAGTACGGTTACTTCTTCCCAATAAACGATTCCAAAAACTTGGTAGTCAAGGATGACAGCACTCTATATAGATTCCAG TCTCCGTACTACTGGCCGGCGCAGAAGGGAACGCCAGACCGCATGGACTACGCAGTGTACCTGGTGAAGAGAACGTTGCGCAACAAACAGAGACACGGTCTGGAGGACTACGAACAGGAGCAGCTCAACAATCTCAAGTACAACCTGGCGAACAAGTGGGAATTCATAACGATGCAAGCCGAAGAACAA GTGAAACTGGCCAAGAGTCTGAAGAAGACAGAAAAGGGAATTGCGGACTCTCAGGAGAGGGCCTTTTGGAGGGTGCTGAGGCCACCGCCAGGGATGACGTCGTCCCTGGAACCTTGCCCGGTGCCTATGAGGAACTGGGACAGGCAGAGCAGGAAGAGGACTGTGGAGAACCTGAAGAGAGAG GTTGACTTTCTGAAGAAGAGTCTAACAAGAACAAGGATCAAGATGTCGCAGGCTTTGGAAAGCATGGTGCAGTACGTAGATACTTATTCAGAATACGATGCGATGATAAGCCCAGCCCAACCTTCGAACCCTTGGGTTACAGAAGATTCTACTTTTTGGATGTTGAACAGCCCCCT ttttttcaaattctgcTCCACTTGCAGCGTCGAGGTGGCGACGGAGAAGAGAGTGAAACGCTGGGGACTCTCGATGGAGGAACTCGTCTCCGACCCTACCGGTATCCAAGAGTTCACCATCTACCTGAGCAAGGAGTTCAGCCACGAGAACATCCGCTTCTGGATGGCGGTAAACGATCTGAGGAGATCGGCGCAGTCGCAGGTTCCCGAGAAGGTTCGGCAGATATTCGA TGAATTCCTCAAGCCAGGAGCGCAGTGCGAGATAAACATCGATGGCAAGACCATGGAGAAGATCCATCAGGAGATGCAGAACCCCAGCAGGTTCACCTTCGACGCCGCTCAAGATCACATCTACACGTTGCTGCTCAAGAAAGATTGCTATCCCCGGTTCATCAGGTCCGATTACTACAAGAACCTGCTAGCCAACGGCAAACAGCCTTCCCAAAAGAAACG CTTCTTTGGCTTCGGCCCCACCAAGAAGAAGTCCTCCACGACGGCCTCTCAGAACCAGAACCTGCTGCAGCAGCAGACTTCACAAGGAGCCGCTTGTTGCAGCACCGCGCTCACCAAGAGGAGAGGTAGCGACCGCAGCTTGTCCGGTTCGGCCCACGAGCTCGCAGTTTCCGGTATCAAAGACTCCAAAGTACCGCACTCGCACTCGCAGAGCAACCTGAGCGACATCCCCTATAG GGTGAAGAAACCAGCTGCCGGCACGTCAACGTCCGAAGAGGTCTGCCCCTGGGAGACCGAGTCCCCCAGGTCCAGAAAGAACTCGGCACAGTCGGAGAGCTCCTCTTCGGAGATGAGCGCCGCGGTGGCCGAGATCTCGGAGAAGGTCCACAGGACCAACATCCTGACCCAACAGCACACCGTGGACGGCGGCAAGAGACTGGTGGTCAACGTCGCGCCGGATCTGCCAAGGAGGGCATCGGTCTCGGTGCCGATAGCCTACAGCTCGGACCCGTCCACCAAGAGGAAGGTGTCCTCTTTCGAAGACGGCGCCGGTGCGTCTTTCGTGGTTCCGACCGGCGACCCGGACAATAAGGTGGAGCATCACACGCCGACGCCGGCGTCATGCAAAACTCTGAAAAAAAGCCACAGCGTCGCGAAGACTTGTGCTGCGCCGATCATAAGTGTCAGTTCGGCGGCCGACGACCAGGCGGAGGGGCAAGAGGTGGAGAAGCTGCTGGAGGAGACGCCCGTCGTCTTCCAGCAGGTGGAGCCTCTGGCGCCGCTCGCGGAGCCGGACAGCGAATCGCCGGCCAGCGAACTGCCTCCGTCGGAGGTGGCAGAAGAGGTAGCAGTTGCGGCAGCCGTTGGAGACGACGCCGAGGCAAGAAGCAACGACGTGTGTCCGTGGGAAGACGA
- the LOC123680767 gene encoding regulator of G-protein signaling 7 isoform X12: MEPDQRVQRCNRPCAFDKMEALVRLMQDPKNGGVPVRKQKILLTSVHDAFMGYDMIEWLMDRLAIEESEALNLANQLCQYGYFFPINDSKNLVVKDDSTLYRFQLEHPKTHPFQSPYYWPAQKGTPDRMDYAVYLVKRTLRNKQRHGLEDYEQEQLNNLKYNLANKWEFITMQAEEQVSKASSSKSKEKKNSWQMRVFQVKLAKSLKKTEKGIADSQERAFWRVLRPPPGMTSSLEPCPVPMRNWDRQSRKRTVENLKREVDFLKKSLTRTRIKMSQALESMVQYVDTYSEYDAMISPAQPSNPWVTEDSTFWMLNSPLVEVATEKRVKRWGLSMEELVSDPTGIQEFTIYLSKEFSHENIRFWMAVNDLRRSAQSQVPEKVRQIFDEFLKPGAQCEINIDGKTMEKIHQEMQNPSRFTFDAAQDHIYTLLLKKDCYPRFIRSDYYKNLLANGKQPSQKKRFFGFGPTKKKSSTTASQNQNLLQQQTSQGAACCSTALTKRRGSDRSLSGSAHELAVSGIKDSKVPHSHSQSNLSDIPYRVKKPAAGTSTSEEVCPWETESPRSRKNSAQSESSSSEMSAAVAEISEKVHRTNILTQQHTVDGGKRLVVNVAPDLPRRASVSVPIAYSSDPSTKRKVSSFEDGAGASFVVPTGDPDNKVEHHTPTPASCKTLKKSHSVAKTCAAPIISVSSAADDQAEGQEVEKLLEETPVVFQQVEPLAPLAEPDSESPASELPPSEVAEEVAVAAAVGDDAEARSNDVCPWEDEEACKVDTPFVKTYATLGYL, encoded by the exons ATGGAAGCGCTGGTGCGCCTCATGCAGGACCCGAAGAATGGGGGCGTCCCGGTCAGAAAACAGAAGATCCTCCTCACTTCAGTCCACGACGCCTTCATGG GGTATGACATGATAGAATGGCTTATGGATAGACTCGCTATTGAAGAATCCG aggcGCTCAATTTAGCAAACCAGCTATGTCAGTACGGTTACTTCTTCCCAATAAACGATTCCAAAAACTTGGTAGTCAAGGATGACAGCACTCTATATAGATTCCAG TTAGAACACCCTAAAACCCACCCCTTTCAGTCTCCGTACTACTGGCCGGCGCAGAAGGGAACGCCAGACCGCATGGACTACGCAGTGTACCTGGTGAAGAGAACGTTGCGCAACAAACAGAGACACGGTCTGGAGGACTACGAACAGGAGCAGCTCAACAATCTCAAGTACAACCTGGCGAACAAGTGGGAATTCATAACGATGCAAGCCGAAGAACAAGTAAGCAAAGCGTCCAGTTCGAAATCGAAAGAGAAGAAGAATTCGTGGCAAATGAGAGTGTTTCAGGTGAAACTGGCCAAGAGTCTGAAGAAGACAGAAAAGGGAATTGCGGACTCTCAGGAGAGGGCCTTTTGGAGGGTGCTGAGGCCACCGCCAGGGATGACGTCGTCCCTGGAACCTTGCCCGGTGCCTATGAGGAACTGGGACAGGCAGAGCAGGAAGAGGACTGTGGAGAACCTGAAGAGAGAG GTTGACTTTCTGAAGAAGAGTCTAACAAGAACAAGGATCAAGATGTCGCAGGCTTTGGAAAGCATGGTGCAGTACGTAGATACTTATTCAGAATACGATGCGATGATAAGCCCAGCCCAACCTTCGAACCCTTGGGTTACAGAAGATTCTACTTTTTGGATGTTGAACAGCCCCCT CGTCGAGGTGGCGACGGAGAAGAGAGTGAAACGCTGGGGACTCTCGATGGAGGAACTCGTCTCCGACCCTACCGGTATCCAAGAGTTCACCATCTACCTGAGCAAGGAGTTCAGCCACGAGAACATCCGCTTCTGGATGGCGGTAAACGATCTGAGGAGATCGGCGCAGTCGCAGGTTCCCGAGAAGGTTCGGCAGATATTCGA TGAATTCCTCAAGCCAGGAGCGCAGTGCGAGATAAACATCGATGGCAAGACCATGGAGAAGATCCATCAGGAGATGCAGAACCCCAGCAGGTTCACCTTCGACGCCGCTCAAGATCACATCTACACGTTGCTGCTCAAGAAAGATTGCTATCCCCGGTTCATCAGGTCCGATTACTACAAGAACCTGCTAGCCAACGGCAAACAGCCTTCCCAAAAGAAACG CTTCTTTGGCTTCGGCCCCACCAAGAAGAAGTCCTCCACGACGGCCTCTCAGAACCAGAACCTGCTGCAGCAGCAGACTTCACAAGGAGCCGCTTGTTGCAGCACCGCGCTCACCAAGAGGAGAGGTAGCGACCGCAGCTTGTCCGGTTCGGCCCACGAGCTCGCAGTTTCCGGTATCAAAGACTCCAAAGTACCGCACTCGCACTCGCAGAGCAACCTGAGCGACATCCCCTATAG GGTGAAGAAACCAGCTGCCGGCACGTCAACGTCCGAAGAGGTCTGCCCCTGGGAGACCGAGTCCCCCAGGTCCAGAAAGAACTCGGCACAGTCGGAGAGCTCCTCTTCGGAGATGAGCGCCGCGGTGGCCGAGATCTCGGAGAAGGTCCACAGGACCAACATCCTGACCCAACAGCACACCGTGGACGGCGGCAAGAGACTGGTGGTCAACGTCGCGCCGGATCTGCCAAGGAGGGCATCGGTCTCGGTGCCGATAGCCTACAGCTCGGACCCGTCCACCAAGAGGAAGGTGTCCTCTTTCGAAGACGGCGCCGGTGCGTCTTTCGTGGTTCCGACCGGCGACCCGGACAATAAGGTGGAGCATCACACGCCGACGCCGGCGTCATGCAAAACTCTGAAAAAAAGCCACAGCGTCGCGAAGACTTGTGCTGCGCCGATCATAAGTGTCAGTTCGGCGGCCGACGACCAGGCGGAGGGGCAAGAGGTGGAGAAGCTGCTGGAGGAGACGCCCGTCGTCTTCCAGCAGGTGGAGCCTCTGGCGCCGCTCGCGGAGCCGGACAGCGAATCGCCGGCCAGCGAACTGCCTCCGTCGGAGGTGGCAGAAGAGGTAGCAGTTGCGGCAGCCGTTGGAGACGACGCCGAGGCAAGAAGCAACGACGTGTGTCCGTGGGAAGACGA